The genomic window AGTTCCTTACGCCCTTTTTGGTGATCCCTAGGGTCTAAAAAGAATtttaataaaatagaaaaaaaccaTACACAATAAATCCACAATAAACTTAAGAGACGAACAACACAGAAACCCCAAAAGAAAAGCAGCACAATGAAACCAAAACAACAAACTGCTGTATGGGAAAGAACTTAAATAGCCCTTAAATGCATATATGACGACTGCCACTGTGAATTAAACATATATCTTAAAAAGGCCTGGAAGAACATAAAAGTTTTAACCATGTGagcttccctagggagagcattccatagtcagggggccaccaccaaaaaggctttCTTTCTCATAGTTGTCCTCTAAGCTTTAGATTGagaaggcacacgaagaagggttTCTGGCAGGGTCCAGCTGCTTGTGCTTTCATTAACATTTTTAAATAGTTGTCTATGGAACTTACGTTTGTTTCTTTATTCATGTTAGCAAAGCTGTTTATTATTCAAGATCCATGGAAGAATTTATCATCATTTtgatgtttcttttaaaagagaATGCAACAATCGCAAGCCAGAGGAGTGGTTTCCCAGCTTCGTTTTGGACCAGCTCTTATCAAACTCCACCTCCACCATGCTTAAGTGGAGTTCATCATGACTTTCCTGTTACTGCACCAGGCACCTTCTCAGCAGCAGATCCCAGCAGCTGGCCAGGACATACTCTGCATCAGACTGCTCCACCTCCTCCGCCGAGTATGCCAGAATCTTGGCATTATCCATTAGCATCTCAGGTGAGCCCTTCATATGGACACATGCATGATGTATACATGCACCGCCACCATCCTCATGCACACatgcatcatcatcaccacccgACTTCGCACCTTGACCCACGGTACAGATCTTTGCTGATGCCTTCAGTATGCGCAGGCAAGATTCCTCCaccacagtgtgatgcaacaaAGACAGATCCTACTGCTGTCACCAGTGCTACCTCAGCATGGGCAGGAGCCTTCCATGGAACAGTTGACATTGTGCCAACTTTTGGGTTTGACGCAGGTAAGCTGCAGCTTTCTCTTTTACGTGGTTCATATTTTAGGAAACATATGTCGTAACCAAGCAAATTCTCAAGACCTCCActaattcggggggggggcggggactgtggcactgcagatgttgctgggcccccatctcccatcagccaccaTGGTGAGTTATAGTCCAAGACCAACTGAGGGGGTCACAAGCTCCCCACCCTGATTCTTTCACCTGATCTGTTAGATATGAATCCCTGATGTAGTTAGAAAGGGTTGAAGTTGCAAGAATGCTAAGATTTGCAATGATGATCTTGAAGAATTAGTTCTTTACTTCCACTGAAATCATAAAGCAGACAAAATATATAACACACTTAATACAGGCAAACAATCCCAAGGTTCAGAGCTCTATTGTTTGTAGCAAAAATTTAACCACAAACATCCTGTTATTATATAAAGTCAGTAGGAACCAGATACTGGCTTTCTTGTTTTCCAGTTCTACATACCCTTCCTTGTTCCTTTTTTCAAATTAGACAAACTTAGGATTCTTCTTTCTGTAAGCCTGCGATGAATCTGGTTTCTTACTCAATCCTGTTCGAGAATGAGATGTTCTGAATTCACACAATGTGGACCCAAGAAATCATAAAGTGTTTTTCAAAATCCAACCCAAATGTTATGTATAAAACTTCCCCAAAACAACCCAGCATAAAAGAAAGCTGTCATTCTACGGGGCAGTCTTCCAAATAAATTTATTCCAAGCACAAAACACTTTTTCTCAAATTACTTTTATAGATGCGGCTCTGCCGCACCTATGCAATCTAATTTCAGTGCTTTGAGATGCTCTCTGAATTGGAAGACAAAAGTTTTTCCCTGTGAGCTCCATACTCAGGACCCAGAAACTTTGTACCATTGGAATGACATCTGGTCTCATTCATTACTCTGCTGCAGACATCCCAGCAGGTCTAGCTAGCATTTGAAGCACAAAGAATTGCATATTAAGTATACATATCACGTTACCTTGTGGTAATTcaatattcattctctctctcatgcaTTATGTTTCATGGTCCCTTGAAAATAGATTAAAGTGGCCACTTGTGTATTGCTAAAAAAAGAAGctatgcatcaccaaaaaagacgacACAGATTTGCATTTACTGGCTttgggtaaaaaaaggtaaaggatccctggacagttatgtccagtcaaaggtgacaatggggctcatcttgcttcaggccaagggagccggcatttgttcacagacagctttctgggtcatgtggccagcatgactaaaccacttctggcacagtggaacaccatgacggaaaccagagcgtatggaaatgctgtttaccttcccactgcagcagtacctatttacctacatgcactggtatgcttttgaactgctaggttggcagaagtttgAACAGAGTAATCagcgctcaccccgttgtgtggatttgaactgctgacctgatcagcaagcccaagaggctcagtggtttagaccacagcaccaccacatttacctttacctatactggTTTTATGTATAAATACAAATAATAGAAATATAATACATCTGGGAAAGACTGTGGCCAGGTGATCATTTTGCCTGCTCAGTCTCCTGTCTGGATGCTAACTGTTGATGAGAAATAAGTTACCAATCTATTggttctttacctttaaatgtgacaTGAATAgacagacagcccttcaaatggagcaggaatggggaacctttggtcctcctggtgttgctgaactacaactcatcagccccagttgtagttcagcaacatttagagggccaGAAGTTCCTCACACATTAAATAGAGGACTCCTTCATGAGGACTGACCTctggcagcccttcaaacagagccaTCCTCTATAAAGTATGATACACAGCCATCCTAAAATGGATTTAGAGTCACGCTGGAGCCGTGTCTTGAATGTGTACCAACTTTCATTCAGATATCTTTGTCTTCAAGGGAGATGTCATTACCACAAAAAATCTGAAGATCCCAAGCAGTCAGGTTAAATCAAAGGCCTTACTTGGCGTAGGCAGTAATCTCTAAATCACTCCTTATTGATAGAAGGGGTAAAGGCCCGTCCTGCTGTTTgtctcccagcagctggtattcagcatCATACTGCCTTTGAgttgagacatttcatttacTTAGTTATCACTAAGTTATGATATGTGACAGGTGAGGTTGCAGCTGGTTTTGACTTGCAAAGCTTTATGCATCTCAGGAGCCCAATATGCTCAAGGCTCACCTCTCCTCACACAAACCACCTCAgatcctgtgatcatcatctccatgtgccccctccatgggaggtccagagggtggcatccAAAGAACCTTGTACATCTCCCAGAGTGTTTGAGCACTTGTGCCTGTCTTTTTACACATCTAGCGGAGAACACTAGTATAACTCAACTGTATCAAAGGGCAAAGCAGTCATTGCTGACCTGAAAAGTGAATTGGGGGAAAAGGGGCACATGTCCCATGAAATAACTCTATAGTACTGGCCCATACAACTGCATAGCTCATTCAACTACAGTGAGACCTGCCAGCCATGGATCTGAAAAAAGTTGCTTATTCTACTTCTCCCAGATCTGGTGTGGAGAAGTGGCAGAACCTCAGGCTAAACTTACTGGGTTAGGACGTAGTTCAAGTGATGCTTAAGCCAAGGGTAGATTGGCCAAAAGATCGAGGCTCATATATAATGTGTAATTCTTGTTTGCCTTTGCCTGTTAATATAGAGTAGCAGACTACAGACCTTAGCAAGCAATGCTACATCTTAAATTGATTTTCCTatacttaaaaataaaactgttgtTCCAATTTTCAGACTGCAGTTTTTGCCATCAAGGATAGGAAACCCACCCGGTTTTTTCCATACAAGTCTGACATTACTGTTTGCAGGTTTAATATAAGAGTTTATATGGGAAATAGTACAGTAGATGGCTCTCACAAGTATACATCATATAAAAGTTGTACCATTCACATAGCATTAGATGATAGTCCGTTTCTTTTAGAAGGTTCTTTGGATTTGAGTTTCAGAGAATGGGGCAGTGCAAATGCCCTGTCTCGCATTCTTGTACTAACTGCTACAACCTAGCAAGCTTCATTCTCACATTCTCCTTTATCGGGGAGAGAGTAAAACAGCGCTGCTTTTGCTGCCTCGGGAAATTAAGAAAAAACAGCACAACCAAATCCTTAAAAGATCTGGGCAATTTTATGGCCATTAATTATGTTTGCAGCTGTACAGATGACACAAGAGTAATTAAATTTCATGCTCCAGGTTGTAAAGTGATCGTCTGCTATGACTAGGAGCAATTGTTAGCCCCTTCATGGGGTCTGCCTTTTGGCAAGGTGTATTTATGAGCAAATTTCAGCTGTCTGTGACTCTTGTCATAGAAGGCAACATAAAGGTGCATCTGATAGCAATTCCAGTATTCCTTGCTGTCTAGACAATTGGATTGTCTGTCCAAGGCTGAATAAGgaatcttattttttatttaagatttatttttaaaaaggaaatgctcAAAAACCCTGAAAGGGACTGCATTTTGTTCATGGGTAAGTGAAAGTAGGAAGGAAATGAATTAATATTTTGGGATGGGGATTGAGGGAGGGATGGCTCTAATTTTATTGTTATAAGAATAGAATGCCAATGGCCTGGTCCAGCTTTTCCGTTTCAGAGCTTGGGTACAGGGGTCAAAACTGAGGATGCATCGTCAATGATGGATCCAGTCCATAACTGCATGCGTAACATTTAATTATGCATGCAGTACTGACTTCAGGTTTACCTGAACACAAACATAAATGATAATGACCATATTATAGCATGCCGTATATTAATCAATTAGCTTGCATTTATTTGAACTCAGGGTAGGCTGGTAGGCTTTTCCCACATATGTAAAACAGTGACAAGTTCCTTTTTATTAATCCTTTAGGGATGgaaagatggtggaagaagaggaaCTTGTGGCTCTTTAGACGTTGAACTAAAAGTTCTACCACCCCTGCCCATTGGACTGGGGCTTGTGGTGTTTAAGTGCTCCTTACCGTGTTCATTGCCCTAATCCCAACAGAGCTTGCATGTAGATGTTATATGCAATTGTGATGACTCATAGAGAGCTTTGAAATGTTATGTCCACTCATGGAACACTGCCTGGGGGAAGGGATTTCCACAGTCTACACAAAAGATCTGTAACCATTGAATAAACACTGGGGCTCAGGGagaattcacacacacatttctgactGAAGCAGCTGCTCCAGACTCATCTCCCCACACCCAACATTCACAAGTGGCAAAGTTTTCTTTTGAGTCTGCATCAATACAGCAAAATCTCTATTTACCTACATCCATAATGATTGAAAATGAAAACTAACATTGTCAGGGACAAGATTCTGTGcatatatctctatctatcatctatctatcatctatctatctatcatctatctatctatctatctatctatctatctatctatctatcatctatctatcatctatctatctatctatctatctatctatctatctatctatctatcatctatcatctatctatatctatctgtctgtctgtctgtctgtctatctatctatctatctatctatctatctatctatctcactgAGCATTaatgaggggggaaagtaaaTTGTGTCTTTTAAGACTACGAATTTGCTCTCAAGAATCACTGGCTAGATTACTCCTAGCTCCTGAGAAGGACATATTCATTAACTGAGGATGCAGCAGACCAGATATGAATACCCTTACATAGCCTTGTTGATGTTAAAAGATTACAAAACTACACATAAAGTAATCTGGGCCAGTTCCACAAAAGCTAAGGAAATGATTCAACAGTAAGTAATTTCAAGAgtgttcccaccccaccccctttagtGCAGGAACTTCAGCATAATCTTTAATTTCACGTAAATGTTTTTAATAACTTATTTTATTAAAAGGCAAAATAGACCAAAGATAAAGGTCATAAAGAAATATTGTTACAGCAG from Podarcis raffonei isolate rPodRaf1 chromosome 4, rPodRaf1.pri, whole genome shotgun sequence includes these protein-coding regions:
- the VGLL3 gene encoding transcription cofactor vestigial-like protein 3 isoform X1, which gives rise to MSCSDVVRHQPQATCCSPQLKLPGAVAAGTAAPGAFPAPPFAHSQQSKLAVYSKMQESLEVTLPNKQEEDEKDQPTDMEYLNSRCVLFTYFQGDIGSVVDEHFSRALNQASRFSPETAISKSKSGLRRENATIASQRSGFPASFWTSSYQTPPPPCLSGVHHDFPVTAPGTFSAADPSSWPGHTLHQTAPPPPPSMPESWHYPLASQVSPSYGHMHDVYMHRHHPHAHMHHHHHPTSHLDPRYRSLLMPSVCAGKIPPPQCDATKTDPTAVTSATSAWAGAFHGTVDIVPTFGFDAGIQHQDKSKETSWF
- the VGLL3 gene encoding transcription cofactor vestigial-like protein 3 isoform X2, with protein sequence MQESLEVTLPNKQEEDEKDQPTDMEYLNSRCVLFTYFQGDIGSVVDEHFSRALNQASRFSPETAISKSKSGLRRENATIASQRSGFPASFWTSSYQTPPPPCLSGVHHDFPVTAPGTFSAADPSSWPGHTLHQTAPPPPPSMPESWHYPLASQVSPSYGHMHDVYMHRHHPHAHMHHHHHPTSHLDPRYRSLLMPSVCAGKIPPPQCDATKTDPTAVTSATSAWAGAFHGTVDIVPTFGFDAGIQHQDKSKETSWF